One genomic segment of Streptomyces sp. RerS4 includes these proteins:
- the bldC gene encoding developmental transcriptional regulator BldC, whose amino-acid sequence MTARTPDAEPLLTPAEVATMFRVDPKTVTRWAKAGKLTSIRTLGGHRRYREAEVRALLAGIPQQRSEA is encoded by the coding sequence CCCTGATGCCGAGCCGCTGCTGACCCCGGCTGAGGTTGCCACGATGTTCCGCGTGGACCCGAAGACGGTCACCCGCTGGGCCAAGGCTGGCAAGCTCACGTCCATCCGCACCCTGGGTGGACACCGCCGTTACCGCGAGGCCGAGGTTCGCGCACTGCTCGCGGGAATTCCGCAGCAGCGCAGCGA